The Deltaproteobacteria bacterium nucleotide sequence TACCACGAGAGCGAGCCTGCCGAGCGCTTCTGGACCGTGCGCAGCGGGGAGGTCCGAACGCTGAAGGCGAGCGCATCGGGCCGCGTGATCACGCTCGAGACCCTGCACGCCGGCGACCCGTTCGGAATGGCCGCGCTTCGCGCCGACGCGGTCTACACGGAGAGCGCGCAGGCGATCACCGCCTGCGAGGCGTGGTGCGTGCCGCGCAGGGTGGTGGTCTCGCTCATGGCGAAGGATCCCGAGGTGAGCCGCGCGCTGCTCGCGATCGTCGCGGGAAGGCTGCAGCGCGCGCACGACCGCCTCTGCTCCTTCGCGCACGACAGCGTCGCTGCCCGGATGGCGCGCACGCTGCTCGACTCGGCCGACGACGAGCGCATCGAGACCACCCGGCGGGTGCTCGGCGAGTCGGCCGGCACGACGGTCGAGACCGCCATTCGGGTGCTGCGCCGCTTCGAGAAGGCCCGCTGGATCGAAGGCGGCGTGGGCTG carries:
- a CDS encoding Crp/Fnr family transcriptional regulator — its product is MKPTPLEKTALYKIFRPWIEQLRPFLKPRKFEEGRYLYHESEPAERFWTVRSGEVRTLKASASGRVITLETLHAGDPFGMAALRADAVYTESAQAITACEAWCVPRRVVVSLMAKDPEVSRALLAIVAGRLQRAHDRLCSFAHDSVAARMARTLLDSADDERIETTRRVLGESAGTTVETAIRVLRRFEKARWIEGGVGWVRILDRPALENIARGGEDVDD